Proteins encoded together in one Cricetulus griseus strain 17A/GY unplaced genomic scaffold, alternate assembly CriGri-PICRH-1.0 unplaced_scaffold_11, whole genome shotgun sequence window:
- the LOC113838427 gene encoding vomeronasal type-1 receptor 4-like encodes MDFWILATRIIFLSKTVTGILGNLSLIFYYLVLCCRENTLKPTDVMLMNIMSANVLIILSTGVPQTMAVWGFKHFLNDFGCKLLLYIQGLGRSVSIGTTCLLSVFQALTISPRKSCWKRHKVKFEKYINPHILLIWILYLFLNFIYLAYTLAKRNSKNVTRERDFGYCFTAGWDQIGVSLYAVFVVLPEVFFSVLMTWSSGFMVFILYRHRQKVQHIRSTQGSIRNSLESRVTQYILILVSTFLAFYTLSSILRGYISLLNSQNWWLVNINRLTSLCFPLIGPFVLMNHYSIMSRHCLSFIRNKNNL; translated from the coding sequence ATGGACTTCTGGATTCTGGCAACGAGAATTATTTTCTTGTCAAAAACAGTAactggaattctgggaaatctGTCTCTAATTTTCTACTATCTAGTCCTGTGCTGCAGAGAAAACACATTAAAGCCCACAGATGTGATGCTAATGAACATAATGTCAGCCAATGTCTTGATCATTCTCTCTACTGGAGTGCCCCAAACAATGGCTGTTTGGGGATTTAAGCATTTCTTGAATGATTTTGGATGCAAGCTCCTTTTGTACATTCAAGGATTGGGTAGGAGTGTGTCCATTGGAaccacctgcctcttgagtgtcttTCAGGCCTTGACCATCAGTCCCAGGAAGTCCTGTTGGAAGCGTCATAAAGTCAAGTTTGAGAAGTACATCAATCCTCACATTTTGCTCATTTGGATCCTGTACTTGTTcctaaatttcatttatttggcaTACACACTTGCCAAAAGGAATAGCAAAAATGTGACAAGAGAACGAGATTTTGGATATTGTTTTACTGCAGGGTGGGATCAAATCGGCGTTTCACTGTATGCAGTGTTTGTGGTGTTGCCAGAAGTCTTCTTTTCTGTGCTCATGACCTGGTCCAGTGGATTCATGGTTTTCATTCTGTACAGACACAGGCAGAAGGTTCAACATATCCGTAGCACTCAGGGTTCCATCAGAAACTCCCTTGAATCTAGAGTCACCCAGTACATTCTTATCCTAGTGTCTACATTTTTGGCTTTTTATACTCTCTCCTCCATCTTAAGAGgctacatttctcttttaaatagtCAAAATTGGTGGCTGGTAAACATCAATCGCCTTAcctctctgtgttttccattaATTGGACCCTTTGTTCTTATGAATCATTACTCTATTATGTCCAGGCACTGTTTGAGCTTcataaggaataaaaataattta
- the LOC100771628 gene encoding vomeronasal type-1 receptor 4-like isoform X2: MLNNRMHFWNLAIKIIFFSQTTTGILGNFSLFYYYLILYGESKLKTIDLIHTHLLAANTLIIFSRGMPHTMAAFGLKQFLNDFGCRLLLYVERVGRSVSIGTTCLLSVFQAVIISHKESCCKDQKVKAAKYIGSSIVLLWILYTLLNFVLLVYPIIKRYSNNVTRKKDFGYCSTVGRNKINDSLYAALVVCPEIFFSVLMAWSSGSMIVILYKHKQRVQHIRRPCGSSRTSPESRATHNILVLVSTFLGFYTLSTILQGCMALMYNYSWLLVNISHLTSLTFPCFAPFILMNHYSIISRLGFVWIRNVNSLILKCVNDIIFVVSSCLLTHMPNKFSTES, from the coding sequence ATGCTAAATAACAGAATGCATTTCTGGAATCTGGccatcaaaataattttcttctcacAAACTACAactggaattctgggaaatttctCTCTGTTTTACTACTATTTAATTTTGTATGGAGAATCCAAATTAAAGACTATAGATTTGATTCACACACACCTATTGGCAGCCAACACCTTGATCATTTTTTCTAGAGGAATGCCCCACACAATGGCAGCTTTTGGTTTGAAGcagtttttaaatgattttggATGCAGATTACTTTTGTACGTTGAAAGAGTTGGTCGCAGTGTGTCCATTGGCACCACCTGTCTCTTGAGTGTCTTCCAGGCCGTCATCATCAGTCACAAGGAATCCTGTTGCAAGGATCAAAAAGTGAAAGCTGCTAAGTACATTGGCAGCTCCATCGTCCTCCTCTGGATCTTGTACACGTTATTAAATTTCGTTTTGTTAGTGTACCCAATTATCAAAAGGTATAGTAATAATGTGACCAGAAAAAAAGATTTTGGATACTGCTCCACTGTTGGGAGGAATAAAATCAATGACTCACTCTATGCAGCATTGGTGGTCTGCCCTGAAATCTTCTTTTCTGTGCTCATGGCCTGGTCCAGTGGCTCCATGATTGTCATTCTGTACAAACACAAACAGAGGGTTCAGCACATCCGTAGACCTTGTGGTTCCAGCAGAACCTCACCTGAGTCCAGAGCCACCCACAACATCCTGGTCCTGGTGTCTACCTTTCTGGGTTTTTATACTCTCTCCACTATCTTACAAGGTTGCATGGCTCTTATGTATAATTACAGTTGGTTGCTAGTGAACATCAGTCACCTCACTTCTCTGACTTTTCCTTGTTTTGCCCCCTTTATTCTTATGAATCATTACTCCATAATATCAAGACTCGGTTTTGTCTGGATAAGGAATGTGAACTCACTCATTCTTAAATGTGTAAATGATATAATTTTTGTGGTATCCAGTtgtttactcactcatatgcctAACAAATTCAGTACAGAAAGTTAA